The Syntrophorhabdales bacterium genome includes a window with the following:
- a CDS encoding FAD-binding oxidoreductase: MALKDDIAKIVGKENVSDAEKERLKYSRDHSLVPAGLPDAVAYPKDSQEVSAILKYCNTKNIPVVPVSSRQHFYGSTIPKQGGVVLDLSRMNRIQEINESDRTVRIEAGVTWEQLTQELAKKGMRMIMPLLPPSDRSVLTDWLEREVPTNTVYDYGEPMQAMEVVWPGAEPFRLGSASVNGFPDSKSRGGNPSGPGIDFYRFVQGAQGTMGIVTWSHIKIEWIPKIDKIFFAPVTDLENAIDFLHRILPRRIGQECLLLNAIDLAAILAEKWPEDFNKLAATLPSWTLILVLSGLQRRPEEKIAYEEKFLSEVLRNEFKDLVLTDALPGFPGAARKLLPLLRKPWPSDVPYWKNRWRGASQSLFFIARPGFAPLFVDVVKDIAASYDYRSADIGIYIQPIEHNRACQLEFTFFYDKDNGQDVALVTSLYRNAASALMEEGAFFSRPYGELADMVYARAGGYVAALKRVKKVFDPKNIMNPGNLCF; encoded by the coding sequence ATGGCACTCAAAGACGATATAGCAAAAATTGTAGGCAAGGAGAACGTGAGTGATGCCGAGAAAGAGCGCCTCAAGTACTCGCGTGATCATAGTCTGGTCCCCGCGGGCCTTCCTGACGCAGTGGCATACCCAAAAGATTCGCAAGAGGTAAGCGCAATCCTGAAATACTGCAACACGAAGAACATCCCTGTTGTGCCGGTCAGTTCGCGGCAGCACTTTTACGGCTCGACTATTCCCAAGCAGGGTGGTGTGGTCCTGGACCTCAGTCGCATGAACAGGATTCAGGAGATCAACGAGTCGGACAGGACCGTGAGGATAGAGGCCGGTGTTACCTGGGAGCAACTCACTCAGGAACTTGCGAAAAAGGGGATGCGCATGATCATGCCGCTTCTGCCGCCTTCCGATCGGTCGGTGCTCACCGACTGGCTGGAGCGCGAGGTCCCCACGAACACCGTATATGACTACGGTGAGCCCATGCAGGCCATGGAAGTGGTCTGGCCGGGAGCCGAGCCGTTCCGGTTAGGCTCTGCCAGCGTCAACGGCTTCCCCGATTCAAAATCGCGAGGGGGCAACCCTTCAGGACCGGGCATCGACTTCTACCGGTTTGTCCAGGGTGCACAGGGGACCATGGGTATTGTCACCTGGTCACACATCAAGATTGAATGGATCCCGAAGATTGACAAGATCTTCTTCGCGCCCGTAACCGATCTTGAGAACGCGATAGACTTCCTCCACAGGATCCTGCCGCGCAGGATCGGCCAGGAATGTCTCCTGCTCAACGCTATTGACCTGGCCGCCATCCTTGCGGAAAAATGGCCTGAGGATTTTAACAAACTGGCCGCCACGCTTCCGTCCTGGACCCTGATCCTGGTGCTGAGCGGTTTGCAGAGGAGACCGGAAGAAAAGATCGCCTATGAGGAGAAGTTCCTGTCTGAGGTGCTTCGCAATGAGTTCAAGGACCTTGTTCTCACGGATGCCTTACCCGGCTTCCCCGGTGCGGCACGGAAGCTTCTCCCGCTGCTGCGTAAACCCTGGCCGTCGGACGTCCCCTACTGGAAGAACCGGTGGCGCGGCGCATCGCAGAGTTTGTTCTTCATCGCGCGGCCGGGATTTGCTCCGCTCTTTGTCGATGTGGTCAAAGACATCGCAGCGAGCTACGACTACCGTAGCGCCGATATTGGTATCTACATTCAGCCAATCGAGCACAACAGGGCCTGCCAGTTAGAGTTCACGTTCTTCTATGACAAAGATAATGGGCAGGATGTGGCGCTCGTCACAAGCCTCTACCGCAATGCTGCTTCTGCGCTGATGGAGGAGGGAGCCTTCTTCTCACGGCCTTACGGTGAACTTGCCGACATGGTGTATGCGCGAGCCGGAGGCTATGTGGCCGCACTGAAACGGGTGAAAAAAGTGTTCGACCCCAAGAACATCATGAATCCCGGGAATCTCTGTTTTTAA